The window TACACAGTTTAAACAAAATAAGCATTAcatctaaaaaaaattaaaaataagtagaCAATTGCAACTCCACTATTTTGACTATTCTTTTTTTATTTGGCTAAACAGTATAAATCTCTAGTCAAGGCTTTTTTATTGATTTGGctcgaaaaaagaaaaataaacccTTAAAATAAATTGTCATTTcatcaaaagaacaaataacaAGAAATGTATAGTTGGTAACCCCTTATTATTTTTGATTAAACTTTTGTTATTGAGCTACAATAGATTTCAATcagatttttttatttataaatttgtcttgaaaaaagaaaaatatgcagttaaaataaataattattgaATCAACAAAAGAAATTTAGAAAAAAAACTATATAAAATTGAGATAACATATGCATTATATATTAAGATGAAGAAAGAAGAATTGCACATCTGGAACAAATAAATCATTGTATATGATAATGTGGCTATTAACAGTTAAAAATATATCACTTGAAAGTTGATTTTTTTGCACTCTCACGCACCTAAAAGAGAGTGTATTCACACTCTTTGTTAGGTCAGCATTCAGGGGATACCATATAGCCAAGTATAAGGGGCAACTGATACTAAACATAGCTTCGGGGGGGAACTAATGATACGAGCTAAGTTTAAGAGTGCTTTTAGGTATTCTCCTTATATTAAAGTTACGGAAAAATTTCAAAGATCTTCCATCAGGTTTGATTGTATCACACTAATTTCTCTTGCGATTTACGATATTATGCTTAcctactttattttatttgtttgGTATGAATTCTTTTAACATATTTATTGATAATGAAAAACTATTATGATTTGACTAATcctaatgataatgataagtgtaAAAAGgtaaaataactgaattttatacaatttttccgaggactggtagtacaagtcatgaactTCTAATACataaaatttacaaagttggaacgaaataaatacatcatatattcgaaatatacataaacaggtttataaatctaaagcgaccaagaacaagaggcagcgaTCACCAGAACGTAGGTACATTTTCAAtaccagctcccgccatacacagcaatatCAGCTCCAAAaactgcacgcaaggtacagaagtatagtatgagtgcaaccgaccccatgcactcaataagtaacaaaactaaccttaggttgaaagcagtgacaagcttgGAAGAAGGTCAGTGTCCAACACTAATAGCCAATAACAACCGAGTATAAAATAATGAAGGCAATaaaagtaataactcaaaagatattattctcagctcgttcacagttacgaaaaagtagacatgctttctaggtataacagtaaaattcAAATCTTGCCACTAACAATCAACtgaacatgagtttatcaaaagaactgtATTTCCAATTCACAACACCAAATAAGAATTCCTGTTTAGCATGAGGAAAGTGCATCTCTAtgctacatgtcaatatacatgtcaagtcatcaattatcatatactGTCTACCATAAGGAATATacctctctatgcctacatgtcaaattaTGAATATCACagtaccgtctagcatgaggaaaatgcacctctatgcctacatgccaagtatgcatgtcaaatgaatgttTTTACGGTGATATCCCCAGATACTCTCACCCTCAACTTACTCAAGTTGTCTGTCTAAAATGCCCACttaatcacacacacacacacacaatcactcaccAATGTATGGGTGCATGGCTCATAAGCGCTCACCAAAGCATGTGTATATATCACTATGCATGCGCTCActctggtatgtcagactccgaaggggcggatcttgcccaagcgctactcaaagccaataaggcatgttgtggcgtgcagcccgatccgcataataataataaagccaataagtcctgctgcggcgtgcagcctgatgcataataataataataataataataataataataataataataataataataataataataataataataataataataataataataataataataataataataataataataataatagtaataataataataatagtaataataataataataataataataataataataataataataatagtaataataataatagtaatgataataatagtaataataataataatagtaataataatagtaagtaataataataataataataataataaaaataataataataataataataataataataataataataataataataataataataataataataataataataataataataataataataataataataataataataattgttgcaccatattttgcactagtcaagacatgattcaacttgtggtttctctgttgttgatgaaagagagtcgtcacctaatatttaaaggtatactagggtacctatttaattactaagttatgtTCATTACAGGTCTgcaaaccggtgagattatgggtaaggattTTTGTTCTTCTAAGAAAAAgttgttaggcaccccttaaaatctacctgaggtagctccataggacttagactaattttaaggGCTCGACTATTTATACTGTGCTTGATTATTACTAAGGCAGGGTTCACTATATACTGAAGGGAATGTATGTATGTAAGATTTAAGAAGGGTATGGGGTTATAAAAGAGTTAACGGAGACTAAGAGAGTTTTGAAAGTGGTCTAGATTTTAAGGCTTGTAATTATTAAGTCAAGAAAGTGATTATCTTTTAGGCTTGTACAATTTTTTCAGAAAATATACATAAGAACATCAATTCCAAATGTACCTTGATTTTTCTTAGATTTCTGTAGAAGGCGAGCCTTTGAAAATTTGCTTGGGTGATCGTTCGTTATTGCCTTTTATGAAAATCTGGTTCATTCCTTGTTAGTGAAAAATCATTGattcttttctaatttctttgaAAACGGGTTGCCGTTCTGATTAATGACCCGAGCTTCAAAACCTTTAAGAAAAGTGAGTGTGCAAGATGAAAAGTTATAATTAACAGGAGGTGAAGATTAATTACTAGTTGTTTCCTTTTAAGTCCTGTAGTAATTAAGGTTTGCCTaaatttcatgtaatactatagcATGAAAGTAAAGTACATAATCTAATATATTCGTGTTGAATACATGATaacaaaatattataaaacaacaAAGGCAGTAAGCGAAAAATAATTAAGGCAGTAAACTAAGCTATGTAAATAATGAACAATAACGAAAAAAGTAAGGAGAGAGGACTGGACTCTAATGATTGGGCCTCAATAAGGTAGGCCCAGCACTTTGAGAGACGCGACTGTAGGAAAACCGGACTCTTCAAAGGTGCAGCAAGGCTGGTTTGGGCCTGAATGTATACAtgtccaaaaaataaaaaaaggtccaaatgtatacatgtccaaaaaataaaagaaggtcattagaaacATATTCCACATTCTCAGCATATTCAAATATACATGACAGGTATATAGACAAATAATTTAAACAAGAAAATAATCAACATTGTGGGAAATTATATTAATGTGGTGGTTCTACTTTGCAAATAATTAACATTGAAAAtatttcgttgtcattaaacactaaacccccaAAGAACTAAATgcgtcaatgaattaagggctaaggaggaaGCTCCACCCAAGGTCGATGCTCTTTTTGGATCCCCCGACAtatcaaagttcccaagggactcaagacCCAGGGTAATGCTTGTTCCagggagagcagcccaacctagagtcgaaCTCCGCTCGTAAACACCCTTAAACACTAACCACATATTTTTCTTACgggtttaaatgccaatgaggTACTTTAAATGTAAACTAAATGCTATAGCATAGCCCACCACAAAATATACTTTCCCTCCTATTATAAGAACATATAGTCTATACTGAATTACAAAACAAACATGTATCACATGAATTCTAAAGATCTGGTTCTGAAACTCATACAGGTGAACATCACAAACATCACAAACCTGTTATAAAAGTCCAAATTTAGAGCAAAGCTATACTCCAAGGAAAGGTAAAGCTATACAAGAACAACTTAGCATATAGAGAGATTTCAAAGATATCTATGACATGATCAACTTTCTCAATATGTATGCACTTTACAGACTGCAGCATGGAATCCCTAAGGATTTCTACAAACCATACGCCTAACAGATCATCAAGTTCAAATAACATCAGCCATGATCCTTATGAGACTTTAGGGATTACACTTGATTTAAAGTTATCAAAAGAGCAAGGATTAGAGTAGTTATGGACAAGATATATAATCAGAAACTAAACAAAGGGATGCAGCATTCAGTCAGATACTTAAACACTTCAAATGCAGTAATGATTCTTATGTAAACAGGGAAAACTTTACACATTTTGTAGGATTAATTTAAGCAAAAGGTTATAGATGAGGGAAAAACACTACATCAGGATAGGTTTAACTCAAAACTTAGTTCTAAGTTAGTACATGACTACATGGATGAtcatgcttctttttttttttacaagttATTATTTGACTAAGGGCAGAGTAGCTAGGTTCCTTAAAGGATCAAATGCATGCCAGCTTTTCAAAGATGAATGATGACCCTAAAGATAAGAGATAAGAGACATGATACCAAGTAAGCATGCAGCTGAGGGTGTTGATTAATAAAGAAAATAGTTAAGTTCAATATAACCAATGTTCAATATTTATAGAAAAGAGAAAATAAACAATATCATGATCACATTGCGAGGAAAGATAAGTTAACCTTAACAGACGTGTACAGTAGGATTACTGGGAGAAGAAATGAGAAGTTTAGTTCAAACAAGATTAGGTTAAACAGGAACACAAGCAACTAAGCAAATAAAAGGCCATAATAGCAACCTAGAAACAATCAAACAAACATAAGCAGGGAAGTAGCATATAAACACTTGGAGTTCCTGTTTAAGGTTAAAGGATAGGAGATATAAACTAAAACACCTTAAGATTCATTCAATCATACTTATCGGAATATAAGTTCAACTTGAAAAACTCACAAGCTACAGAGATGCAACAGGAAAGGATAAGAGttactgcatgccaacaaaacTATAAGGTTCATGTGAAATATGAGCACATAACAAGTTAAACATGTAGACTGCCGGAAACTTAGGAAATAAGATCAGCAAGAATCAATTGTATAGTTTAATCAACCATCATTTAAAGACTCATAGCAGGAAAACTAATCACAAGTAGTCATTAAACTAACAGAGCACAAGTATTAACATATTAAATACCATAGAACAACTGTAATATACAGAACCTAACTTAGCATGCTTGTATCATTcaaataaatgaaccaaaaaaAAACTGAGAGAGGTGTTGACCTTTTTGAGGGCAGCAGACCAAACGACAACTCTTTTCAATTGCTTAAGATCCCAGAAAGCCTCAAGCTTAGAACAACGATAGTACTCAGCAAAAGAAAGGAAAATCAGTAAGAACCTAAGGCTTGAAATCATAAACCTCTCAGTGTTTGTGTGTGTTTTTCTCTTCAGTATTAGATAGTTGATTCGTGATGTTAGGTGATGATATATGAGAACATTAAAGGCTTCTATTTATAGTTTCATTAAGGCTCTAGGGTTCAGAGAATTGAAAATAATAGTAGAAAGTGATGACAGATTGATGGGGATAGAAAGATTGAGTGAATTTGAAAGAGGACAAAGGGAAACATAGTGAAGATTTTTACCTGAGAAGGGAGATTGAATCGTTGAAGGCAGAGGCCCATTGGTTAAACTCTATTGTCTAGAGGTCACTGAGTTTGACCTCTGGACAATGAATCCTCATGATGAACTTTGAGAAGGAActccatgcatgctccgatttgacaAAGCACGAAGGAACATCAGAGATTTGATATTGCATCTTTGGGGTCTAGGGTTTCAGGATTCAGAGGTTTGAATTTTGTGATTGAAAAAGGAATTTGTAGTAGGATTCATGGACTTCAGGAGGCAAGGGGTGATTTCAGGCTCCGATTTGAAAGATCACAATAGAACTCAAGTGATTTGAGCTTTCATCTTTGAGTCTAGGGTTAAGCTTTGGGGATTTCGAATTTGTGTGATGAAATGGGAATGAAATTAGCGAGATTCGCGGTTGGAGAAGACAGAAAGGATGAATTCATGGTTGATTTGTTGACCTTGCACAGATTTGTACAAGGTCTTGTGACTGATTGAGGATTCAAAAGATGAAAGACAGAAGAGAGAAAAGGGAAACGGGAGGCGGCTATGAACATGCAAATGAATTAGGGTTGCTAGGGTTAGACCGTTTGGTCTCAGGATTAAAGAGGTAAGGAAAGATCTGGGCCATTGATCTTTTAGATCAACGGTCCTAACATTTTAGGATTAAAGCATTTTTGGGGAGGAATTTTAGTGCCCGTTGGATTCTAGCAATCCAACGGTTGGCATTAAATGGTCTAAATGTTTAGTAATTAAAGAGAAATGGAGTGAAAATCATGGGCCATTGATCAAGAAATGAACGGTCCAGATGACTTTGTGATTGTTCTGTGAGTGAGAGAAGCGAATGACGTGGTGCACTCTTATTGGCTAAGAGAGGGTGTCACGGATCACCAAGGTGGCAAATGAGATGGGTGTTTGGACTGGGTtacttcagatttggccttgtcTTTAGGCTAGAAATTATTTACATGGTAGCCACTTTGTAATTAGTTAAGGATTTGCAATTGTATCCTTTATCTTTtatcccttttgaaattaatttgaaTAAACTTAATTActttcaataaaatatagtaaagatTATAATTGTTAAATAATACTAATTATTgcaattaatttattatttgtaaAAATACTTCACAAGGacattaattttgaattattgaaatagtaaactaattaactattttaagaagtaatttattgaattaattataaaacttacgcatagaaattattttaataatcctaaaatagtaaatataatttgtaattacataatattaataccaaatgattaattttgaaactaatattGAATTAATTTGTAGAAATATGTATTCATTACTGgaaaatactttgaaaatatttattgcaaattattatgtatgaataaattaatttttaaagggagggtcaaaattggccgtcaataGCTGCCCATCTTTGACCAGAGACGATGAAAAAGTTTTCGaccaaagaaattgaaccaaagccaattttgtcccgactcTTAGGCAGGTATTACATGAaatggagatggtaaatttatAGGATTGAATTGAGGAAGAATCTAGAAAGATTTGGAAATGTTGGActgaattctggctttgaattgctaACATGCCTggggcttaacgaggatcaggcctcatgtagttcttGAGTAAGGATTTTGGGGAAGCGACATTCGCAGGAATTGCCCCAGTATCGTATTGCGATGATACGGCGAGACAAAAGATTGGTCACTCATGGTAGCTTGAATTTTGCGGCTTGATTTAAATGATTCGTAATTTAGAGCTCGGTGATAGTCTTGAGATGGGATCTTAGGCCCGTTACTGGGTTGGTTGTCCCCATAGAGTTGTAGTTTGGTCTGCTGCTAAGATAAAGTTCCACACTGCAGTGTTTGTTCCTGCAAAACAAATGAAATACACATATACCAATATATTATAATGCAAAATATATTAAGATGCAATataaatgatgcaggaatgatgattCCAGGCTGCCGGCGAGCCATTATTTGGGAttgggatgatgggatacttgatccTGACTCGATTTGTTAGCCGAGTTGTGTACCGTTCCGCATCTGTCGGAGCATTTGAAAATTATCTCCACTtattgggagagcttgattggtaaagtgcgtctccgcttgttgggagagctttgcactgagaaaTGTCTCCGCTTGTCGAGAGAGCTTGATTTGTAAAGTGCGTGCCCACTTGTTGGGAGAGATTTACACTGAAATATAAAGTAATCTCCGCTTGGGAATGATTGATTAAACCTGTAATCATGCCTAAAGTTGGACAAATAAAATGTtaaaacattcaaagtaatagcaaatgaaataaagcatgcccaagagatactcttgactgcgaagCTAGGTTGTGGCCATCGATTGGCAGGACGTTGGTAACGCGGTTTGCGATTGTTTATTTCGGTGTCCGTGATGACCAAGCGCTGCTGCAAATTGCTTTTGTTGGTGAAGTTTgtagtttgctatatacaaggctccaATTAGCGAAGCTGACGTTCGATTTGTACAAGGCGCTCTGATTGATTGAGCTAGCGGTTTGCTATATATTGGACTTCGATTGGTGAAGCCGATGTTTGATTTGTACAGGgcgctccgattgattgagcagGTGGTTTGCTATATACTGGACTTCAATTGGTAAAGCCGACGGTCGATTTTGTACAAGATGCTCCGATTAGGTGAGCGGGCGGTTTTCTATGTACAAATTTCCATAGCAGCTGTCCGATTCCGAGGCACCTACAGAGGATTCAAGAGTTAGCTTTAGCTGTACTTGAAAATTTTAAGTAAAAAGGAGGAAATATAATCTTAGGCAAGCGGTGGATCTGTCATTTCTTCTTAGTAGGGGAGGGAAAGTTCGTTTGTGTCTACCACAGTGTTGGTTTGCCCCGGCATTTGACATGATTGCATCAGGAAGTTCGATAGATGGAACAAGTTActgtacacacacacacacacacacacacacacacacacacacacatatatatatatagaaaacaTTTTTAAAATACTTGTTTGTTTTAAGGCAAATGCCGTCGTTCCAGATTATGACGTGTTACGAAAAGTTCTCCACATGCGAACGTATTCCTTTGAGAACTTCATCTTGTTGATGTCGATCTTCCGTGACGCCTCTGACAATGCGGATACTTGCTGTCGCGACTGTATCCTAAATTagaactaatgcattacaaaggctttcctaaggttatgaccgaaccctttcaggttacctacgtatccaaaatggaatcaggtctgaacgtaGTCCGTGGGATGATGATAAAATATGATGTAAatgaccgagcctgactcaggcagcctaTGTATCCAAAACAGAATTAGGTTGAAGCGTAGTTCGATTACAACAGATACAAAATGATAAGATTAAGAATAAAAATGGTCGAGTCCGACTCAGAAAGCCTACGTATCTAAGtggaatcaggccagaacgtATTTCACTAACAAAAGATAATTGAATCTGATAAGGATTACCTACGTATTCTTTTCTGAGGAAATTAAGTTGGCGTAGTTCCTGAACAACATACAAAAGTaatatttggtttttctattacaagagaaaGGTGGGAGAGAAAACGAACCCttcgtgggttgcctacgtatccctccatGGAAAGTCAGTTTGAAAGAAGTTCTGTTATATCAAAACCCTAGCTCTATTTGCTTTcagacatagtatctcttgattgcgtctaAGTTGATAGCTTCGTGCTgactcttccatccatttctgccaagattagagctccaccTGACAGTGCTCGGTGAACTatgtaaggaccttgccagtttggtgcaaactttcctttggcttcttcttgatgggGAGAGATTTTCTCCAGAACCAACTGCCCCGATGTGAATTGGCGAGGCTTCACTCTTTTGTTAAATGCACCAGCCATCTTGTTCCGATATAACTGTCCATGGTATACTGCATCCATTCTTTTCTTGCcaatgagcatgagttgttcCTGCCTAACCCGTATCCACTTTGCGTCGTCTAATATTTCCTCTTGAATGACTCTTAAGGAAGGTATTTCGACCTATGCAGGTATCATGCCGTATACCAAGATGCATGGCGTTGCCCCTGTGGATGTTCTCATAGTAGTTCAATAACCTAATAAAGCTAAGGGTAGATTCTCGTACCATAGTCTGTGATTGTGAACTATCTTTCGCAgaatcctcttgatattcttATTGGCTGCCTTGACTGCCCCATTCATTTGCGGTCTATAGGATGTGAAATTACGGTGGACTATTCTGAACTTCTCAcagatttctctcatgaggtTGCTATTGAGGTTagcggcattgtcagtaatgatgGACTCCGGTATTCCAAATCTGCAGTCGATGATATTTCGGACAAAATCTGCCACTATCTTCTTCATGACGGCCTTGTAAGTAgatgcctcgacccatttggtgaaatagTCGATAGCTAAAAAAATGAAACGATGTCCGTTTGATGTTACAGGCTCTATGGGCCCAATCACGTCCATGCCCTAGGCA is drawn from Nicotiana tomentosiformis chromosome 12, ASM39032v3, whole genome shotgun sequence and contains these coding sequences:
- the LOC117279010 gene encoding uncharacterized protein codes for the protein MVEYEACIHGIRIEVDMNIKELLVIGDSDLLLHQVQGEWSTKNIKIFLYLHCVKELCKKLIKIEFRHVPRISNEFADALATLSSMIQHIDKNYIDPIEVEIRDQHAYCFHVNEEPNGKPWYHNIEKFLATQEYPENATNGQNEPSGAIDYFTKWVEASTYKAVMKKIVADFVRNIIDCRFGIPESIITDNAANLNSNLMREICEKFRIVHRNFTSYRPQMNGAVKAANKNIKRILRKIVEIPSLRVIQEEILDDAKWIRVRQEQLMLIGKKRMDAVYHGQLYRNKMAGAFNKRVKPRQFTSGQLVLEKISPHQEEAKGKFAPNWQGPYIVHRALSGGALILAEMDGRVSTKLST